In the genome of Candidatus Cloacimonadota bacterium, the window CCTTACTTAAATACAATGTCATTGCTGCTGTCAATGTCGTCTTACCATGGTCAACGTGACCGATTGTTCCGATATTGACATGCGGCTTAGTCCTAACAAATTTCTCCTTTGCCATCTTTCCTCCTGCCTTTTTTCCTCTTTCAATACTTAGTGTTAATTATGGAGCTCATGACCGGACTTGAACCGGTGACCTCCTCCTTACCAAGGAGGTGCTCTACCGGCTGAGCTACATGAGCCCTATACTTAACACTCTCGCTCAATATTTAATACACAAAATGGAGCGGGAAACGGGATTCGAACCCGCGACCCTTAGCTTGGAAGGCTAATGCTCTAGCCAACTGAGCTATTCCCGCACCTATAAATGGTGGAGAGGGGAGGATTCGAACCTCCGAAGGCTTCGCCGGCAGATTTACAGTCTGCTCCCTTTGGCCGCTCGGGAACCTCTCCACATTTCTATTCTGGAGCCGATGAAGGGAATCGAACCCCCAACCGACTGATTACAAATCAGTTGCTCTACCGTTGAGCTACATCGGCTTTTTTTTACAAATACCTAAGGTTATACGCTGAGTAAAGACCTAACTGAGTGTTTATAATCATTTTACGAACCTGATTTTACACTGAAGAGACAGAAAATAATATAGTGTTTTTATGTCAACTATTTTCAGTGATTTTAATTCAAGCTAACAAGTTTTTTTTGTGACTGATTTTATTCTTCAATCACTAAAGATCATCTGTTCCTTTATGAAAGAGATATCTTATGCTTACTAAAGAACTCCAAATCACTGTTATGAAGAGAAATCAAGGTATTATGGTAATTTCTTGATATATTAATAGCAACTAAATCTTATTGAATGTTTCTCGGGTTTATTCCTCTTTCTCAAACTTCCATTTAGTACCCTCAGGAGTATCTTGTAGTATTATACCGAGTTTTTTGAGATCATTTCTGATCATATCCGCGTAGAACCAATTTTTTTCAGTCTTGAATTTTTCACGATATCCAATCAACAATTCAATGATTTCATTACTACTACCTACAACAGCATCTTTCTCCAGTTTATCAGTAAGATATTGAAAGAACCCTAATACATTGCCTAATTTACGAAGAGTTTGCAAGAGATGCCTTTGAGAATCTTTTGTTTTAGAGTTATTGAATGTTTTCGCTATATCAAAGAATATGGCTATTGCCTGAGCAGTGTTAAAATCGTCATTCATAGCTCGCATGAACTCTTCACGATACTCTTTGATAACCCTTAATTTCGAAATATGCTTTAATTCATCAGTATTGAAATCTCTAAAAGGTTGATAAAGTCTTTTCACCGCAGCTTTTGAAGATTGTAATGCCTCTACATTAAAATCAATGGGGCTTCTATAATGTTTACTCAAGTAGAAATGTCTGATAGTCTCGGCATTGTATTTTTTTAAAACATCTCTCACTGTGAAAAAATTATCCAAACTTTTAGACATTTTCTCACCCTCTATGTTGATAAATCCGTTATGCATCCAATAATTGGCGAGCGGCTTTCCTGTAGCAGCTTCTGCCTGAGCGATCTCATTTTCATGATGAGGAAAGACCAGATCTGTTCCTCCACAATGAATATCAAAAGTCTTTTGAAAAATATCATGCGACATGACCACACATTCAGTATGCCATCCCGGTCGTCCATACCCCCAAGGGCTTTTCCATTTTGGTTCTCCCGGCTTATTTTTTTTCCACAAAACAAAGTCAGCCGGATGTTTCTTTTTAGTATCTTCTTCAACTCTAGCGCCGGTGATTAACTCATCAATAATCTTTCCCGATAACTTGCCATAGCTTTTTATAGACTTTACAGAAAAAAAGACATCCCCCTCAACATGGTATGCATTCCCTTTTTTTACTAGTATTTCGATGAAATCTATCATCTTTCTGATATATTCGGTAGCTCTGGGATATTGTGTTGCTTTTTTGATCTCTAATGCCTTAATATCTTCGAAGAAGGCTTTAATGTATTTATTTGATATCTTTTCGATGGGAAGTTTCTCTGCTTTCGCTTGATTGATTAATTTATCATCAATATCCGTAATATTCTGGATATAATTGACTTTCATACCGAGAAATTTGAAATAATTTCTCACTATATCGAAAAAAAGAAAAGCTCTCCCATTGCCGATATGAAAGTAATTATATGTTGTAGGACCACAGACATACATATCTACTTCATTCTCTTGTATCGGTTTAAAAATCTCTTTTCGTTTAGTCAGAGTATTATAAATCTCTATCAACTATCCTCCGTACTTCGTTTTATCGTCTCAAAATAGTAATAACAGTGTCTCCGTATTTCTTCTGTTTGGTTATCTTAGATAGCCATGCTTCTTGAATCATTTCTTGGGCAGCATGCTCAACTACAACAATCCCATCATCAGCCAAGATATCTGCTTCAAATATCGCTGCAATAGTTGAATTGACATAGTTGCTATTATAAGGTGGATCTAACAAGATAAGATCAAATTGATTTGCTGCTGTTCTGAGAAAAGTATCAACCTTCTGTTTATGTATTTTGGTCTTGTCTTCATAATGTAGTTTGTTAATATTTTTTACAGCAACCTGTACAGCTTTCTCCGATCTATCAACTAATTCCAGTGATTTAGCCCCACGACTAAGTGCCTCAAAACCGAGAGCTCCGGAACCGGCATAAAGATCAAGCACCCTCAAATCTGTGCAATCATAGATTATAGAAAAAATCGCTTCCTTTACATAATCGGTAGTCGGCCTAGTTTTTTTACCGGCAAGTGATAGCAATTTGTGTCCTTTCTTTTGACCGGCAATAATTCTCATACCAGAACCTCCCGATCAGGACTTTTTTTTCTTATTCCGTCTTGTCTCCTTCCAGAACTCAAAAGAGAGCTGATACGGTTTATATAAGTAATTAGGACAATTTAGCAGTTTAACATTGCTATACTGCTTACAGTCATTGTAACAATGCTCACAAAGTTTATTTACTTGTGATTTCTCTTTTATCTTCATTACTAACTATTATCATCACTGACATAATTCTTTATGAAGCTATCAATTAACTCAGGTAAGGTTATGTCGTCAAGACTTCTATCTTTTATATCTAATCTGCTAAGAAAATCCAGAAAATCAGAAGCCTTAATTTGTTTCCAACATTCTTGATCTAAAACTAATTGAGGATTTGATTCCATTTTTTTTCTCTCTTTGGCTTTCTCTTCTTCCAGTAACCGTTTCCACTCCAACCCAATCTCCTCACTCATCCCTTGAAATTGCTTTTTCTCATCAGAATTTATCCCGTTAAGTTCTTCTTGATCATTTTTTTGTAAATTATCGATGACCTTTTCAAACTCACTAAAGAGATTTTCCGGTAAAATTCCAAATCTTTGTAGCTCTTCTTCGGTAAAGATTTCTGTCATTAGAGGATCATACTTCAATTCGTAAGATGAAAATATTTTGTCTTTCAACTCACTGAGTTTTAACTTATACTCTTCTCTGTTCTCAGTTTTATAAAGATACCAATAAGCTATATATGCAGCAAAATAATGTTTTTGTAACTCATACAACTCAGCAATGGTTGCTGTTAAAGATATACTAAATCTCTTATCTGTCATCATCTGCATAAAACAACTCTTTGATATTTTCTAAAGTCTTGGGACCTATTCCACTGATATCGAGTAATTGGTCAATATTTTTAATCCGTCCTTGTTCTCTGATGTAATTAAATATACTCTCCCCCCGTACCTGACCTACTCCTCTAATAGCCATTAAATCCTCTATAGAAGCGTCGTTGATATTCATTAGTGAAGAAAAATCTCTCTGACCCATATTTAGTGTTTTTTCATCTGATTCATCTTCAGAAGATTCTAACCGATTGTTTGATTCACCAAAAAACTCTTTAATTTTTGCCAACGTGACCTCTCCGATGCCTCTAACATTTAACAAATCATCAACAACTATAGGTTTGTTAGTTTCCCTATAAGCAATAATAGCTTGGGCTCTGGCGGGACCTATTCCCGGTATAACCTGTAATTCTTGTTCAGTTATCGTATTGATATCAAACCTAATAGGAACAGGATCACTGGCAATGACCTTAAGCGAATCCACCAGTGAATCTTCTGCCTCTAAACCACTGTAATGGATTACTATTCCAACAATTGCAGCAATTAATATAAAGAAAACAATTTTTTGCTCTGTGGGTGTCAGGTAGTTCCTTAAAAAATTATTTATCCTTGCCATAGATCAGCTCAGAAAAGAGAGAACCTAAAATTCGATAATTTACAATCAAATTTTCCGGTAAAACTTCTTTATCTTCTTCATAAATGTTCTTTAATTTGATAGTATTCAAATCCCTATATAATAACTCTTCTCCTTCAAATAATGAACTGGCTACCAAGCTTGTTTCGAATTCTTTCCATCCTAGTTTTTCTGCTGTAGTCCATACTCTATGAACTATATAGGGTAATTTTTGATATGAATGATCATCTATGGGAATAGATAACTTTTGTGAAGAATGTAACATAAGGTAAATTCCTATTTCCGGTTTTGTTTTCCCATAATTAGCAATCAGGTCATGAAATGCTTTATTATAAGATCTGATTGTGTTATAGTTGCCTTCAGACCCTAAAAAGACAAGATCAACTCCAAACTGATCTGGGATATG includes:
- the rsmD gene encoding 16S rRNA (guanine(966)-N(2))-methyltransferase RsmD produces the protein MRIIAGQKKGHKLLSLAGKKTRPTTDYVKEAIFSIIYDCTDLRVLDLYAGSGALGFEALSRGAKSLELVDRSEKAVQVAVKNINKLHYEDKTKIHKQKVDTFLRTAANQFDLILLDPPYNSNYVNSTIAAIFEADILADDGIVVVEHAAQEMIQEAWLSKITKQKKYGDTVITILRR
- a CDS encoding helix-hairpin-helix domain-containing protein; its protein translation is MARINNFLRNYLTPTEQKIVFFILIAAIVGIVIHYSGLEAEDSLVDSLKVIASDPVPIRFDINTITEQELQVIPGIGPARAQAIIAYRETNKPIVVDDLLNVRGIGEVTLAKIKEFFGESNNRLESSEDESDEKTLNMGQRDFSSLMNINDASIEDLMAIRGVGQVRGESIFNYIREQGRIKNIDQLLDISGIGPKTLENIKELFYADDDR
- the cysS gene encoding cysteine--tRNA ligase, giving the protein MEIYNTLTKRKEIFKPIQENEVDMYVCGPTTYNYFHIGNGRAFLFFDIVRNYFKFLGMKVNYIQNITDIDDKLINQAKAEKLPIEKISNKYIKAFFEDIKALEIKKATQYPRATEYIRKMIDFIEILVKKGNAYHVEGDVFFSVKSIKSYGKLSGKIIDELITGARVEEDTKKKHPADFVLWKKNKPGEPKWKSPWGYGRPGWHTECVVMSHDIFQKTFDIHCGGTDLVFPHHENEIAQAEAATGKPLANYWMHNGFINIEGEKMSKSLDNFFTVRDVLKKYNAETIRHFYLSKHYRSPIDFNVEALQSSKAAVKRLYQPFRDFNTDELKHISKLRVIKEYREEFMRAMNDDFNTAQAIAIFFDIAKTFNNSKTKDSQRHLLQTLRKLGNVLGFFQYLTDKLEKDAVVGSSNEIIELLIGYREKFKTEKNWFYADMIRNDLKKLGIILQDTPEGTKWKFEKEE